The Pusillibacter faecalis genome has a window encoding:
- a CDS encoding replication initiator protein A has product MDFFYGDQSEFFSFYRIPKLLITDKRFKNLSCEAKLLYGLLIDRMSLSKKNEWMDKQRRIYIYYTIENIMEDLGCGHEKAGKLLADLERYHLLHRVRQGLCKPDRLYPLSFIKIPDI; this is encoded by the coding sequence ATGGATTTTTTCTATGGCGATCAGTCAGAGTTCTTTTCATTCTACCGTATCCCAAAACTATTAATTACCGACAAACGTTTCAAAAATCTTTCCTGTGAAGCAAAATTACTATACGGACTTTTGATCGACAGAATGTCCCTGTCTAAAAAGAATGAATGGATGGATAAGCAGAGGAGGATTTATATCTACTACACGATCGAAAACATCATGGAGGATTTAGGCTGCGGCCACGAAAAGGCCGGTAAGCTGTTGGCAGACTTAGAGCGGTATCATCTGCTGCACAGAGTCAGACAAGGACTATGCAAACCGGATCGACTGTATCCGCTTTCTTTTATCAAAATCCCGGACATCTGA
- a CDS encoding DUF6809 family protein: MGEYDYMMALWSQFCPMRSEDEISEKLYRKLRDTLPKHQRKQLLRLMDSTNAHHETVSLESFIAGFQLAAGIARETTRSPYSFAEAEEARACKRE; the protein is encoded by the coding sequence ATGGGGGAGTACGACTACATGATGGCCCTCTGGTCACAGTTCTGTCCAATGCGATCAGAGGACGAAATCTCCGAAAAGCTATATCGGAAACTCCGGGACACGCTTCCAAAGCACCAGCGAAAGCAGCTTCTGCGGCTCATGGACAGCACAAATGCCCACCATGAAACGGTTTCTCTGGAGAGCTTCATTGCAGGCTTTCAACTGGCAGCAGGAATTGCCAGAGAAACCACCCGCAGCCCGTATTCCTTTGCTGAAGCGGAGGAGGCACGGGCATGCAAACGAGAGTAA
- a CDS encoding TnpV protein, translating into MEALEPEIFQNGIWYKLCGEQYYPCLLPPEPENTEEDLLELIIQQMTKAQGIDENLKERDPLAWVGAMNNIKSAAQEFFREET; encoded by the coding sequence ATGGAAGCATTGGAACCTGAGATTTTTCAAAACGGCATTTGGTACAAGCTGTGCGGCGAGCAGTATTATCCCTGTCTGCTGCCTCCAGAACCGGAGAACACGGAGGAAGATCTTCTGGAACTGATTATTCAGCAGATGACAAAGGCGCAAGGGATTGACGAGAATTTGAAGGAGCGAGATCCTCTGGCATGGGTAGGAGCAATGAACAACATCAAAAGCGCCGCCCAGGAGTTCTTCAGAGAGGAAACGTGA